The Natator depressus isolate rNatDep1 chromosome 8, rNatDep2.hap1, whole genome shotgun sequence genome window below encodes:
- the BRD8 gene encoding bromodomain-containing protein 8 isoform X2: protein MAAGTGKHKLLGAGPTEPWSVREKLCLASSVMRSGDQNWVSVSRAIKPFAEPGRPPDWFSQKHCASQYSELLETTETPKRKRGEKGEVVETVEDVIVRKLTAERVEELKKVIKETQEKYRKKKMEEEEAEVKRKATDAAYQARQAVKNPPRRLTGVMVRSPAGSSSPGRDYALGDLSQQAVEETSPGVTPGTLPSTPVASFIGIPDTPPGSAPLDAPITPVTDDSPQKKILGQKATPPPSPLLSELLKKGSLLPTSPRLVGENEMAVTSGHMNSSGVLLEVGGVLPVLHGGEMQLASGAVPASPAASGAPTLSRLLEAGPAQFTTPLASFSAVASEPPAKLLPPPVESVSQATIAMMPTLSAPSVVPPAATPESIATVSQSDTCVSMEAVSDPHTVTVSMDSSEISMIIDSIKKECLGTGTGSAAGPSKDHSMDGKEDLDLAEKMDIAVSYTGEELDFETVGDIIAIIEDKVDDHPEVLDVAAVEAALSFCEETDDPQALTGPWEHPIQQDHEKQAQIPHVAVTVKQERRDCDEPEAKEIQDLISIGELGSEIKTESAELEQNELDSAGAMQIAETPELRSRETEEQQKAAAVVGENSETETESTKGEAATHSTVKIEISPDDDSSPPHVLNASDDSSQADVQHKFELSESMKEETRAVFGKDAQGEDDDEDGASEAASLEEPKEEDQGEGYLSEMDNEPPVSESDDGFSIHNAPLQSHTLADSIPSSPASSQFSVCSEDQEAIQAQKIWKKAIMLVWRAAANHRYANVFLQPVTDDIAPGYHSIVQRPMDLSTIKKNIENGLIRTTAEFQRDIMLMFQNAVMYNSSDHDVYHMAVEMQRDVLEQIQQFLATQLIMQTSESGISAKSLRGRDSTRKQDASEKDSVPMGSPAFLLSLFDGGTRGRRCAIEADMKMKK, encoded by the exons ATGGCGGCCGGGACGGGGA AGCATAAGCTGCTGGGCGCCGGCCCCACGGAGCCATGGTCCGTCCGGGAGAAGCTCTGCCTCGCCTCCTCGGTCATGCGGAGTGGGGACCAGAACTG GGTATCAGTCAGCAGAGCTATCAAACCCTTTGCAGAGCCAGGCCGCCCACCTGACTGGTTCTCTCAGAAG CACTGTGCATCTCAGTATTCGGAGCTTTTGGAGACCACAGAGACCCCCAA GAGAAAACGTGGTGAGAAAGGAGAGGTTGTGGAAACTGTGGAAGATGTCATCGTACGGAAACTGACAGCAGAACGAGTTGAGGAGTTGAAGAAAGTTATCAAGGAGACACAGGAGAAGTATAG gaagaaaaaaatggaagaagaggaggcagaggtgaaaaGGAAGGCTACAGATGCTGCTTATCAGG CTCGTCAGGCAGTTAAGAACCCCCCACGAAGGTTGACCGGTGTGATGGTCCGCTCTCCTGCAGGTTCATCCTCCCCTGGAAGAGACTATGCTCTGGGGGACTTGTCTCAGCAAGCTGTGGAGGAGACCAGCCCAGGG GTAACTCCAGGGACATTGCCCAGCACCCCAGTTGCCTCCTTCATTGGGATCCCTGACACCCCTCCAGGCTCAGCTCCCCTGGATGCCCCCATAACCCCAGTCACTGATGATTCACCCCAGAAAAAGATACTAGGACAGAAAGCAACTCcgcctccttctcctctgctctCGGAGCTACTGAAGAAGGGCAGCCTCCTCCCCACAAGCCCCAGGCTG GTTGGTGAAAACGAGATGGCAGTGACTTCTGGTCACATGAATAGCTCAGGAGTCCTCCTGGAGGTAGGAGGGGTCCTTCCAGTGCTGCATGGTGGGGAAATGCAGTTGGCATCTGGTGCTGTCCCTGCATCCCCTGCTGCTTCAG GTGCTCCTACTCTTTCTCGGCTTCTAGAAGCTGGTCCTGCACAGTTCACCACACCTCTTGCTTCCTTCTCTGCTGTTGCCAGCGAACCTCCAGCTAAACTCCTGCCACCCCCTGTAGAGTCTGTGTCCCAGGCAACCATTGCCATGATGCCCACGCTGTCAGCACCATCCGTTGTGCCACCAGCTGCAACTCCAGAAAGCATAGCGACAG TGAGCCAGTCAGACACTTGTGTTTCCATGGAGGCAGTGTCTGATCCCCACACAGTGACGGTGTCTATGGACAGCAGTGAAATCTCCATGATCATTGATTCCATCAAGAAGGAGTGTCTGGGTACTGGTACTGGCAGTGCTGCTGGGCCTTCCAAAGATCACAGCATGGATGGGAAAGAAGACCTGGATCTTGCTGAGAAGATGGACATTGCAGTCTCCtatactggggaagagctggactTTGAAACTGTTGGAGATATTATAGCCATCATTGAGGACAAG GTAGATGACCATCCTGAAGTCCTGGATGTAGCAGCAGTTGAAGCTGCTTTGTCTTTCTGTGAAGAGACTGATGACCCTCAGGCCTTGACTGGCCCATGGGAGCATCCGATTCAGCAGGACCACGAGAAACAGGCACAGATCCCCCATGTGGCAGTGACTGTGAAGCAGGAGAGGCGAGACTGTGACGAACCAGAGGCAAAGGAAATCCAAGACCTAATAAGCATTGGGGAGCTGGGGTCAGAAATAAAGACAGAATCTGCAGAGCTGGAGCAGAACGAATTGGACTCTGCAGGAGCCATGCAAATAGCAGAAACACCTGAGCTCAGGAGTCGAGAGACAGAGGAGCAGCAGAAAGCAGCTGCTGTTGTGGGAGAGAACTCTGAAACGGAGACAGAATCCACCAAGGGAGAAGCAGCAACACACAGTACGGTGAAGATAGAG ATATCGCCTGATGATGATTCATCCCCTCCACATGTCCTAAATGCAAGTGACGACTCCTCACAGGCTGATGTTCAGCACAAATTTGAGCTGTCAG AGTCGATGAAGGAAGAGACCCGAGCTGTTTTTGGGAAG GATGCTCAGggtgaagatgatgatgaggatggtGCCAGTGAGGCTGCCAGTCTGGAGGAACCCAAGGAGGAAGACCAGGGTGAGGGGTACCTATCGGAAATGGATAATGAGCCGCCCGTGAGTGAGAGTGATGATGGCTTCAGTATCCATAATGCACCTTTGCAGTCACACACGCTAGCTGATTCCATCCCCAGCAGCCCTGCCTCCTCGCAGTT ctCTGTTTGCAGTGAGGACCAGGAAGCGATTCAAGCCCAGAAGATCTGGAAAAAAGCTATTATGCTAGTTTGGAGAGCAGCAGCCAATCACAG ATATGCCAATGTCTTCCTACAGCCTGTGACCGATGATATAGCACCAGGCTACCACAGTATTGTGCAGAG GCCAATGGATTTATCTACCATTAAGAAAAATATTGAGAATGGGCTGATCCGAACCACAGCTGAGTTCCAGCGTGACATTATGCTGATGTTCCAGAATGCAGTCATGTACAACAGCTCTGACCATGATGTATACCACATGGCTGTGGAGATGCAGCGAGATGTCTTGGAGCAGATCCAG CAATTTCTGGCCACGCAGCTGATCATGCAGACATCAGAGTCCGGGATCAGTGCAAAGAGCCTGCGTGGGCGAGATTCCACTCGGAAacaagatgcttcagagaag GACAGCGTCCCCATGGGCTCTCctgccttccttctctctctcttt GATGGGGGAACCCGAGGGCGTCGCTGTGCCATTGAGGCTGACATGAAGATGAAGAAATAA
- the BRD8 gene encoding bromodomain-containing protein 8 isoform X1, with amino-acid sequence MAAGTGKHKLLGAGPTEPWSVREKLCLASSVMRSGDQNWVSVSRAIKPFAEPGRPPDWFSQKHCASQYSELLETTETPKRKRGEKGEVVETVEDVIVRKLTAERVEELKKVIKETQEKYRQLKKDAELIQAGHMDSRLEELCNDIVVKKKMEEEEAEVKRKATDAAYQARQAVKNPPRRLTGVMVRSPAGSSSPGRDYALGDLSQQAVEETSPGVTPGTLPSTPVASFIGIPDTPPGSAPLDAPITPVTDDSPQKKILGQKATPPPSPLLSELLKKGSLLPTSPRLVGENEMAVTSGHMNSSGVLLEVGGVLPVLHGGEMQLASGAVPASPAASGAPTLSRLLEAGPAQFTTPLASFSAVASEPPAKLLPPPVESVSQATIAMMPTLSAPSVVPPAATPESIATVSQSDTCVSMEAVSDPHTVTVSMDSSEISMIIDSIKKECLGTGTGSAAGPSKDHSMDGKEDLDLAEKMDIAVSYTGEELDFETVGDIIAIIEDKVDDHPEVLDVAAVEAALSFCEETDDPQALTGPWEHPIQQDHEKQAQIPHVAVTVKQERRDCDEPEAKEIQDLISIGELGSEIKTESAELEQNELDSAGAMQIAETPELRSRETEEQQKAAAVVGENSETETESTKGEAATHSTVKIEISPDDDSSPPHVLNASDDSSQADVQHKFELSESMKEETRAVFGKDAQGEDDDEDGASEAASLEEPKEEDQGEGYLSEMDNEPPVSESDDGFSIHNAPLQSHTLADSIPSSPASSQFSVCSEDQEAIQAQKIWKKAIMLVWRAAANHRYANVFLQPVTDDIAPGYHSIVQRPMDLSTIKKNIENGLIRTTAEFQRDIMLMFQNAVMYNSSDHDVYHMAVEMQRDVLEQIQQFLATQLIMQTSESGISAKSLRGRDSTRKQDASEKDSVPMGSPAFLLSLFDGGTRGRRCAIEADMKMKK; translated from the exons ATGGCGGCCGGGACGGGGA AGCATAAGCTGCTGGGCGCCGGCCCCACGGAGCCATGGTCCGTCCGGGAGAAGCTCTGCCTCGCCTCCTCGGTCATGCGGAGTGGGGACCAGAACTG GGTATCAGTCAGCAGAGCTATCAAACCCTTTGCAGAGCCAGGCCGCCCACCTGACTGGTTCTCTCAGAAG CACTGTGCATCTCAGTATTCGGAGCTTTTGGAGACCACAGAGACCCCCAA GAGAAAACGTGGTGAGAAAGGAGAGGTTGTGGAAACTGTGGAAGATGTCATCGTACGGAAACTGACAGCAGAACGAGTTGAGGAGTTGAAGAAAGTTATCAAGGAGACACAGGAGAAGTATAG GCAGCTGAAGAAGGATGCAGAGCTGATCCAGGCTGGGCACATGGATAGCAGACTGGAGGAGCTGTGCAATGACATTGTGGT gaagaaaaaaatggaagaagaggaggcagaggtgaaaaGGAAGGCTACAGATGCTGCTTATCAGG CTCGTCAGGCAGTTAAGAACCCCCCACGAAGGTTGACCGGTGTGATGGTCCGCTCTCCTGCAGGTTCATCCTCCCCTGGAAGAGACTATGCTCTGGGGGACTTGTCTCAGCAAGCTGTGGAGGAGACCAGCCCAGGG GTAACTCCAGGGACATTGCCCAGCACCCCAGTTGCCTCCTTCATTGGGATCCCTGACACCCCTCCAGGCTCAGCTCCCCTGGATGCCCCCATAACCCCAGTCACTGATGATTCACCCCAGAAAAAGATACTAGGACAGAAAGCAACTCcgcctccttctcctctgctctCGGAGCTACTGAAGAAGGGCAGCCTCCTCCCCACAAGCCCCAGGCTG GTTGGTGAAAACGAGATGGCAGTGACTTCTGGTCACATGAATAGCTCAGGAGTCCTCCTGGAGGTAGGAGGGGTCCTTCCAGTGCTGCATGGTGGGGAAATGCAGTTGGCATCTGGTGCTGTCCCTGCATCCCCTGCTGCTTCAG GTGCTCCTACTCTTTCTCGGCTTCTAGAAGCTGGTCCTGCACAGTTCACCACACCTCTTGCTTCCTTCTCTGCTGTTGCCAGCGAACCTCCAGCTAAACTCCTGCCACCCCCTGTAGAGTCTGTGTCCCAGGCAACCATTGCCATGATGCCCACGCTGTCAGCACCATCCGTTGTGCCACCAGCTGCAACTCCAGAAAGCATAGCGACAG TGAGCCAGTCAGACACTTGTGTTTCCATGGAGGCAGTGTCTGATCCCCACACAGTGACGGTGTCTATGGACAGCAGTGAAATCTCCATGATCATTGATTCCATCAAGAAGGAGTGTCTGGGTACTGGTACTGGCAGTGCTGCTGGGCCTTCCAAAGATCACAGCATGGATGGGAAAGAAGACCTGGATCTTGCTGAGAAGATGGACATTGCAGTCTCCtatactggggaagagctggactTTGAAACTGTTGGAGATATTATAGCCATCATTGAGGACAAG GTAGATGACCATCCTGAAGTCCTGGATGTAGCAGCAGTTGAAGCTGCTTTGTCTTTCTGTGAAGAGACTGATGACCCTCAGGCCTTGACTGGCCCATGGGAGCATCCGATTCAGCAGGACCACGAGAAACAGGCACAGATCCCCCATGTGGCAGTGACTGTGAAGCAGGAGAGGCGAGACTGTGACGAACCAGAGGCAAAGGAAATCCAAGACCTAATAAGCATTGGGGAGCTGGGGTCAGAAATAAAGACAGAATCTGCAGAGCTGGAGCAGAACGAATTGGACTCTGCAGGAGCCATGCAAATAGCAGAAACACCTGAGCTCAGGAGTCGAGAGACAGAGGAGCAGCAGAAAGCAGCTGCTGTTGTGGGAGAGAACTCTGAAACGGAGACAGAATCCACCAAGGGAGAAGCAGCAACACACAGTACGGTGAAGATAGAG ATATCGCCTGATGATGATTCATCCCCTCCACATGTCCTAAATGCAAGTGACGACTCCTCACAGGCTGATGTTCAGCACAAATTTGAGCTGTCAG AGTCGATGAAGGAAGAGACCCGAGCTGTTTTTGGGAAG GATGCTCAGggtgaagatgatgatgaggatggtGCCAGTGAGGCTGCCAGTCTGGAGGAACCCAAGGAGGAAGACCAGGGTGAGGGGTACCTATCGGAAATGGATAATGAGCCGCCCGTGAGTGAGAGTGATGATGGCTTCAGTATCCATAATGCACCTTTGCAGTCACACACGCTAGCTGATTCCATCCCCAGCAGCCCTGCCTCCTCGCAGTT ctCTGTTTGCAGTGAGGACCAGGAAGCGATTCAAGCCCAGAAGATCTGGAAAAAAGCTATTATGCTAGTTTGGAGAGCAGCAGCCAATCACAG ATATGCCAATGTCTTCCTACAGCCTGTGACCGATGATATAGCACCAGGCTACCACAGTATTGTGCAGAG GCCAATGGATTTATCTACCATTAAGAAAAATATTGAGAATGGGCTGATCCGAACCACAGCTGAGTTCCAGCGTGACATTATGCTGATGTTCCAGAATGCAGTCATGTACAACAGCTCTGACCATGATGTATACCACATGGCTGTGGAGATGCAGCGAGATGTCTTGGAGCAGATCCAG CAATTTCTGGCCACGCAGCTGATCATGCAGACATCAGAGTCCGGGATCAGTGCAAAGAGCCTGCGTGGGCGAGATTCCACTCGGAAacaagatgcttcagagaag GACAGCGTCCCCATGGGCTCTCctgccttccttctctctctcttt GATGGGGGAACCCGAGGGCGTCGCTGTGCCATTGAGGCTGACATGAAGATGAAGAAATAA
- the KIF20A gene encoding kinesin-like protein KIF20A, whose amino-acid sequence MAQGLLSPQGRLSDEEVTASPLLESTAAEFGSGLRKDLLSDFSAISPSLGESQQAASEDNNGKVKVYLRVRPLKPSELEKQEDQGCVCIENSETLLLRAPQDSFTMRSTARGVGQAVHKFTFTQIFGAEVGQKAFFDETMGEVLKDVLHGQNWLVYTYGITNSGKTHTIQGSSKDGGILPRSLAVIFNSVEDRLYKAMDLKPSLSSEVAWLDSKQVHQEETKKLVLLCGGLREEEVLTPLKKSHSAESQLQAATSASFDSGVGGLSSTSQFANQSSISQLEELGPRWADPDRISLLTGDVQVSIWVSFFEIYNEQIYDLLDTPLPGQYRKRQMLRLCEDQTGSPYVKDLNWINVQDADEAWKLLKLGRKNQSFACTHLNENSSRSHSVFSIRILHLKGSSSEMLPKISELSLCDLAGSERCKNQKSGDRMKEANNINTSLHTLGRCIAALRQNQQSKLKQSVVPFRDSKLTRVFQGFFTGRGRSCMIVNINQCASTYDETLHVAKFSAIASQLVQAPPTKLALPSIQSLIKEHTRRDSRSSGAGSKQEVETDEESDDDAEVSMYDKEDLPRAVEALWDLLAQERQDRMHLEMRLREELCNEMLEQLQQKEQWCSQHVDTQKELLVELYEDKLNNLKESLTDYYQERIQERDEKIEELEAALQEAKLQSEALERKQQEQPLRRSKRVVAATSTLQQELLEVKAKLEQCQSELNTTTAELHRYQKQLEPPPSAKPLTLDVDRKLEDGQKNVKLLRSELQRLGESLQAAERACCHTTSAGKLREALCTCDDILARQDQTLAELQNNMMLVKLDLRKKATCIAEQYHTVQKLQAPSTSTLKKRFCANRENLQPSQPPGKKPFLHGFLSRSPAHPRMAESSPYSRILRARRSPVLKALPSSKKY is encoded by the exons ATGGCCCAGGGACTCCTCTCCCCGCAGGGGCGGCTCTCTGACGAGGAGGTCACCGCCTCGCCCCTGCTCGAATCCACAGCTGCGGAGTTTGGGTCCGGCCTGCGCAAAGATTTGCTATCAGATTTCTCTGCTATTTCCCCAAGCCTGGGGGAATCCCAGCAG GCTGCATCTGAGGACAATAATGGGAAAGTGAAGGTGTATCTGAGAGTCCGGCCCCTGAAGCCATCTGAGCTGGAGAAACAGGAGGATCAG GGCTGTGTCTGTATTGAGAATTCAGAGACCCTCCTTCTGAGAGCGCCCCAGGACTCTTTCACCATGCGGAGCACTGCACGGGGGGTAGGCCAGGCAGTGCATAAATTCACCTTCACCCAG atctttggggcagaggtggggcagAAGGCATTCTTTGATGAAACAATGGGCGAAGTGCTAAAGGATGTACTCCATGGGCAGAACTGGCTGGTTTACACCTATGGCATCACCAACTCTGGGAAGACGCACACCATCCAGG GGAGCAGCAAAGATGGTGGGATCTTGCCTCGCTCCCTGGCTGTCATCTTTAATAGTGTGGAGGATCGGCTCTACAAGGCTATGGATCTGAAGCCCTCACTTTCCAGTGAGGTGGCCTGGCTGGACAGCAAACAGGTGCATCAGGAGGAGACCAAGAAGCTGGTTCTGCTGTGCGGGGGGCTGCGGGAG GAGGAAGTGCTGACTCCACTGAAGAAGAGCCACAGTGCAGAGTCCCAGCTCCAGGCTGCCACTAGTGCCAGTTTTGACAGTGGGGTTGGTGGCCTCTCTTCTACCAGCCAGTTTGCCAACCAGTCAAGCATCAGCCAGCTAGAAG agctgggtccTCGCTGGGCTGATCCAGACCGCATCTCGCTCCTCACGGGGGATGTGCAGGTCTCCATCTGGGTCTCCTTCTTTGAGATTTACAATGAGCAGATCTATGACTTGCTGGACACGCCGTTGCCTGGCCAATATCGCAAAAGGCAGATGCTGCGGCTGTGCGAAGACCAGACTGGCAGCCCCTATGTGAAAG ATCTGAACTGGATCAATGTCCAAGATGCTGATGAGGCCTGGAAGCTCCTGAAACTGGGGCGGAAAAACCAGAGCTTTGCCTGCACCCACTTGAATGAGAACTCCAGCCGCAG TCACAGCGTCTTCTCAATTCGGATTCTGCACTTAAAGGGAAGCAGCAGTGAGATGCTCCCCAAAATCAGCGA GTTGTCCCTCTGTGACCTCGCTGGCTCGGAGCGCTGCAAGAACCAGAAAAGCGGGGACCGCATGAAGGAGGCAAATAACATCAACACCTCCCTGCACACGCTCGGCCGCTGCATCGCTGCCCTGCGCCAGAACCAGCAGTCCAA GCTGAAGCAGAGTGTTGTTCCCTTCCGGGACAGCAAGCTGACCCGTGTGTTTCAAGGCTTCTTCACGGGACGTGGGCGTTCCTGCATGATTGTCAACATTAACCAGTGCGCATCCACGTATGATGAGACCCTGCATGTGGCCAAGTTCTCAGCCATAGCCAGCCAG CTTGTTCAAGCGCCTCCCACAAAGCTGGCACTACCATCTATCCAATCATTAATCAAGGAACACACCAGGCGAGACAGTAGGAGTTCAGGGGCAGGCTCAAAGCAAGAAGTGGAGACTGATGAAGAGAGCGACGATGATGCAGAAGTGTCCATGTATGATAAGGAG GACCTTCCGCGAGCGGTGGAGGCCCTGTGGGATCTTCTGGCGCAGGAGCGGCAGGACAGGATGCATCTGGAAATGCGCCTCCGTGAGGAGCTCTGCAATGAGATGCTAGAGCAGCTGCAACAGAAGGAGCAGTGGTGCAG CCAACACGTGGACACGCAGAAGGAGCTACTGGTGGAACTGTATGAGGATAAACTGAACAATCTGAAGGAGTCACTGACTGATTATTACCAGGAGAGGATTCAG GAGCGTGATGAAAAGATTGAAGAGCTGGAGGCTGCTCTGCAGGAGGCAAAGCTACAGTCAGAGGCCCTGGAGAGGAAACAGCAGGAGCAGCCCCTGCGCAGATCAAAACGAGTAGTAGCAGCTACATCcactctgcagcaggagctgctggaagttaaagccaagCTGGAGCAGTGTCAATCAGAGCTGAACACCACTACTGCAG AGTTGCACAGGTACCAGAAGCAGCTGGAGCCGCCTCCTTCTGCCAAACCCCTCACTCTGGATGTGGACAGGAAGCTGGAGGATGGACAAAAG AATGTGAAGCTGCTGCGGTCAGAGCTGCAAAGACTTGGGGAGTCCCTCCAGGCTGCTGAGAGAGCATGTTGTCACACCACAAGTGCAGGAAAACTTCGAGAAGCCCTCTGCACCTGTGATGACATCCTGGCTAGACAG GACCAAACACTGGCGGAGTTGCAAAACAACATGATGTTGGTGAAGCTAGATCTGCGGAAGAAGGCAACCTGTATTGCTGAACAGTACCATACTGTGCAGAAGCTCCAGGCCCCTTCAACATCTACTTTAAAGAAACGCTTCTGTGCTAATAGGGAAAACCTGCAGCCAAGTCAGCCTCCTGGCAAGAAACCCTTCCTGCACGGCTTTCTGTCCCGCTCACCCGCACATCCTCGTATGGCAGAGAGCAGCCCCTATAGCCGTATCCTGCGTGCCCGGCGATCACCAGTACTCAAGGCCCTGCCCTCTAGTAAAAAATATTAA
- the BRD8 gene encoding bromodomain-containing protein 8 isoform X3 has protein sequence MAAGTGKHKLLGAGPTEPWSVREKLCLASSVMRSGDQNWVSVSRAIKPFAEPGRPPDWFSQKHCASQYSELLETTETPKRKRGEKGEVVETVEDVIVRKLTAERVEELKKVIKETQEKYRQLKKDAELIQAGHMDSRLEELCNDIVVKKKMEEEEAEVKRKATDAAYQARQAVKNPPRRLTGVMVRSPAGSSSPGRDYALGDLSQQAVEETSPGVGENEMAVTSGHMNSSGVLLEVGGVLPVLHGGEMQLASGAVPASPAASGAPTLSRLLEAGPAQFTTPLASFSAVASEPPAKLLPPPVESVSQATIAMMPTLSAPSVVPPAATPESIATVSQSDTCVSMEAVSDPHTVTVSMDSSEISMIIDSIKKECLGTGTGSAAGPSKDHSMDGKEDLDLAEKMDIAVSYTGEELDFETVGDIIAIIEDKVDDHPEVLDVAAVEAALSFCEETDDPQALTGPWEHPIQQDHEKQAQIPHVAVTVKQERRDCDEPEAKEIQDLISIGELGSEIKTESAELEQNELDSAGAMQIAETPELRSRETEEQQKAAAVVGENSETETESTKGEAATHSTVKIEISPDDDSSPPHVLNASDDSSQADVQHKFELSESMKEETRAVFGKDAQGEDDDEDGASEAASLEEPKEEDQGEGYLSEMDNEPPVSESDDGFSIHNAPLQSHTLADSIPSSPASSQFSVCSEDQEAIQAQKIWKKAIMLVWRAAANHRYANVFLQPVTDDIAPGYHSIVQRPMDLSTIKKNIENGLIRTTAEFQRDIMLMFQNAVMYNSSDHDVYHMAVEMQRDVLEQIQQFLATQLIMQTSESGISAKSLRGRDSTRKQDASEKDSVPMGSPAFLLSLFDGGTRGRRCAIEADMKMKK, from the exons ATGGCGGCCGGGACGGGGA AGCATAAGCTGCTGGGCGCCGGCCCCACGGAGCCATGGTCCGTCCGGGAGAAGCTCTGCCTCGCCTCCTCGGTCATGCGGAGTGGGGACCAGAACTG GGTATCAGTCAGCAGAGCTATCAAACCCTTTGCAGAGCCAGGCCGCCCACCTGACTGGTTCTCTCAGAAG CACTGTGCATCTCAGTATTCGGAGCTTTTGGAGACCACAGAGACCCCCAA GAGAAAACGTGGTGAGAAAGGAGAGGTTGTGGAAACTGTGGAAGATGTCATCGTACGGAAACTGACAGCAGAACGAGTTGAGGAGTTGAAGAAAGTTATCAAGGAGACACAGGAGAAGTATAG GCAGCTGAAGAAGGATGCAGAGCTGATCCAGGCTGGGCACATGGATAGCAGACTGGAGGAGCTGTGCAATGACATTGTGGT gaagaaaaaaatggaagaagaggaggcagaggtgaaaaGGAAGGCTACAGATGCTGCTTATCAGG CTCGTCAGGCAGTTAAGAACCCCCCACGAAGGTTGACCGGTGTGATGGTCCGCTCTCCTGCAGGTTCATCCTCCCCTGGAAGAGACTATGCTCTGGGGGACTTGTCTCAGCAAGCTGTGGAGGAGACCAGCCCAGGG GTTGGTGAAAACGAGATGGCAGTGACTTCTGGTCACATGAATAGCTCAGGAGTCCTCCTGGAGGTAGGAGGGGTCCTTCCAGTGCTGCATGGTGGGGAAATGCAGTTGGCATCTGGTGCTGTCCCTGCATCCCCTGCTGCTTCAG GTGCTCCTACTCTTTCTCGGCTTCTAGAAGCTGGTCCTGCACAGTTCACCACACCTCTTGCTTCCTTCTCTGCTGTTGCCAGCGAACCTCCAGCTAAACTCCTGCCACCCCCTGTAGAGTCTGTGTCCCAGGCAACCATTGCCATGATGCCCACGCTGTCAGCACCATCCGTTGTGCCACCAGCTGCAACTCCAGAAAGCATAGCGACAG TGAGCCAGTCAGACACTTGTGTTTCCATGGAGGCAGTGTCTGATCCCCACACAGTGACGGTGTCTATGGACAGCAGTGAAATCTCCATGATCATTGATTCCATCAAGAAGGAGTGTCTGGGTACTGGTACTGGCAGTGCTGCTGGGCCTTCCAAAGATCACAGCATGGATGGGAAAGAAGACCTGGATCTTGCTGAGAAGATGGACATTGCAGTCTCCtatactggggaagagctggactTTGAAACTGTTGGAGATATTATAGCCATCATTGAGGACAAG GTAGATGACCATCCTGAAGTCCTGGATGTAGCAGCAGTTGAAGCTGCTTTGTCTTTCTGTGAAGAGACTGATGACCCTCAGGCCTTGACTGGCCCATGGGAGCATCCGATTCAGCAGGACCACGAGAAACAGGCACAGATCCCCCATGTGGCAGTGACTGTGAAGCAGGAGAGGCGAGACTGTGACGAACCAGAGGCAAAGGAAATCCAAGACCTAATAAGCATTGGGGAGCTGGGGTCAGAAATAAAGACAGAATCTGCAGAGCTGGAGCAGAACGAATTGGACTCTGCAGGAGCCATGCAAATAGCAGAAACACCTGAGCTCAGGAGTCGAGAGACAGAGGAGCAGCAGAAAGCAGCTGCTGTTGTGGGAGAGAACTCTGAAACGGAGACAGAATCCACCAAGGGAGAAGCAGCAACACACAGTACGGTGAAGATAGAG ATATCGCCTGATGATGATTCATCCCCTCCACATGTCCTAAATGCAAGTGACGACTCCTCACAGGCTGATGTTCAGCACAAATTTGAGCTGTCAG AGTCGATGAAGGAAGAGACCCGAGCTGTTTTTGGGAAG GATGCTCAGggtgaagatgatgatgaggatggtGCCAGTGAGGCTGCCAGTCTGGAGGAACCCAAGGAGGAAGACCAGGGTGAGGGGTACCTATCGGAAATGGATAATGAGCCGCCCGTGAGTGAGAGTGATGATGGCTTCAGTATCCATAATGCACCTTTGCAGTCACACACGCTAGCTGATTCCATCCCCAGCAGCCCTGCCTCCTCGCAGTT ctCTGTTTGCAGTGAGGACCAGGAAGCGATTCAAGCCCAGAAGATCTGGAAAAAAGCTATTATGCTAGTTTGGAGAGCAGCAGCCAATCACAG ATATGCCAATGTCTTCCTACAGCCTGTGACCGATGATATAGCACCAGGCTACCACAGTATTGTGCAGAG GCCAATGGATTTATCTACCATTAAGAAAAATATTGAGAATGGGCTGATCCGAACCACAGCTGAGTTCCAGCGTGACATTATGCTGATGTTCCAGAATGCAGTCATGTACAACAGCTCTGACCATGATGTATACCACATGGCTGTGGAGATGCAGCGAGATGTCTTGGAGCAGATCCAG CAATTTCTGGCCACGCAGCTGATCATGCAGACATCAGAGTCCGGGATCAGTGCAAAGAGCCTGCGTGGGCGAGATTCCACTCGGAAacaagatgcttcagagaag GACAGCGTCCCCATGGGCTCTCctgccttccttctctctctcttt GATGGGGGAACCCGAGGGCGTCGCTGTGCCATTGAGGCTGACATGAAGATGAAGAAATAA